In Nicotiana tabacum cultivar K326 chromosome 10, ASM71507v2, whole genome shotgun sequence, the DNA window caacaacaacaacaacaaatcaacGATACATTTTCGATGACTAATCAACGCGAAAATTCATTGTTTTTGATACTACCCAAGAGTAGTACTCCTAACCCTAACGATGACAAGATCGAGTCACAACGCCCGAGTTTAGGGAAGAAAAACAAGATGAAGAGTGAAGAAAACCACGAGTCAAAATCCACTTCTGACGAAGGGGATAAATTCAACGATGCAAGAGCTACGCAGGACAAACTATCAGTAGTCGAGGAACATGCAAGTGGATATAACAAAGGCGAATCGTACGTGGAAGATAATGGACGTGAGAGATTGAAAAGACATCGGGTTGAAGTAGCTGGTCATGTATGGATTCCAGATATATGGGGTCAAGAAGAATTACTCAAAGATTGGATTGATTGTAGTGCTTTTGATGCTTCATTAATGAATAGTAATATAGTGTCAGCTCGTACTGCTTTGGTTGAAGAAAGAAGAATACCCAATTCTAGCTGCAGATTAAGAATAGAGAACAGCTGTTGAATCCAAAGTACTTCAAATTTCTCATTTTCATAAAGATGAGTTTCTTTTTGGTTTTATTTTGCTTTATTATTTCATCTTAATAATTGTGTATTTCTACATGTTAATGCCTAAAAGGAGTACATCATTCAGGACATTAATGATTCGGACACTAGTATAGAGAGGCAGATCCAGAATTTAAACTTTATGGGTTCATCTTTTATGGTTTTTAGCGttgaacctattatatttttaaagttgtggGTTCATATCCACTATTTTTGTaactttaataaatttttattccgcgtcgaaagttatgaaTTCAATTCAACTCATCATTAATACACTACATACGCCCTTGCATATACTAATAAATTGCCTATTGCTTGGTAAATCTTTTAAATTCTTGAGCATATCACTGAATATAATATGTCAATTTGATACTGATGTTCTTGAGCCGATAGTCTATCGAAAACGGCATCTCTACCTCATACGAGGTAAGGGTAAGGTTTTCGTATACCTTATTCTTTCCAGACCCAACTTGTGAAATTACACTaaatatgttattattgttattattgatccTTGTATTAGATGTAATGAAGTGAATAGGTATTCAAGTCGATCTATTCTATCGTTTATGTCGAAGATCTCATCGTGATTAACTCGGGCTTTAGCAAGAACAACTGTAATTTAAGAGTCATATTCGTTGATAAGTTGTAAAGAGTTTAACCTAAAGCGATCACTAATTAAGAGTCACATCAATGCATTAAGTAGGTTGTGAACAATTTAACTCAAAGCGACCTCTATTAAGGGTCACATCGATGTATTAAATAGGTTGTGAATTTGACCTAAAAACAACCTTTCATTCCCTTGTTTTGTTATGGTACGCCCCTTTCTCCGACCCACGAGCCGACAGTTTGGGACCAAAAAACGTTTttcgtattttttatttttctaagagATTCTTTTGAGTATGGGTATATAACTTTTTGGTATGTAAATGAAGTGGAAAAGACAGAATCCAATCAAAATGAGGGGGAAAAAAGGAATTTTCAATATCAATCTGAATTATTGGAGGATATTATAACTGTAAAAGAtagaagaaaaaggaaggaagctaagaaaaaactaaaatagaaatttcaacTTGTAACATAGATCACAGAATGTGGCTGCTTTAAGTTCAACTTGTCATACAATATTCATAAGAAAATATCATATAGAAATAAAGACCCCGCGTAGAAATATGGTCCCTGCTTAATTAAGTTTTTTTTAGGAATTTTGAAGATttgttcttttattttgtagTACAAAGAATGTGTAGTACATATGAATTAGATTGCCTCtaagaaaaatagtaaaatagaaaaaggaaaaaaaagtataGCATTCAGTCTAAGGCTTCAAAAGGCTCAAAATTACTACAAATTATGTTTCTACATATTCCGAGAGTATATCGGAAATAGCTTCTTTATCTCCAAGATAGGGGTAAGATCTGTGTACGCAGATCCCTTCCCAAATTCCACTTGTGAAATTGTACTgagtaattgttgttgttgttgttgttattgttgtaatgCATCAGTCAACGGAAAGTAAATCAAAACTAAGGTCAACAGATATAGAAGGGAGTCTTGAAGCAACAGTAAAGTTGTCTCCATGTGACCCATATGTTACGTGTTCGAGCTACAGAATCAGCCATTGATACTTGTATCAGAGTAGGCTGCCTACGTCATATCCCTTAGGATATGGCCTTTCCCCGAATCTTGCATGAATACGGAATATTTCGTGCAACGAACTACACCTTTTTAAGGTCCAAAGCGAGATGTTTTTTGTGCATTCATACTATGAAAACCAACATTTGTAATGTGCAATACTATCATAGGGCAGAATAATCCAAGGCTCTATTTAGAATTATGGATATGAAAGTCAAGAGCCAAATGGATATTTTATGTTTGTTTAACATTAGAATGCTTATaacaatgttttaaaaggcatgAGCGTTTGGCGAAATATTTTATATATGTCTTGTCTTAGCGATGCGTAAATCCCGAAGCACAAGgtgtaagccccataggtatttataatttttaatatgttaTAAATAATCTAATTACCATACATATTTTTAAATAGGCAAAATtgcataaaaaattaaaaaatataaataagtgaaaaatatatttagatGTGCTCCATCCTCATAAAAATTAGTCAAAACAATCCATTATATGCTACTTACATCACAAgtaacttaagttgaaaagactAGAGTTTTCTATATGgaagaacaaaaattaaaaagttttctttgtatttgccaaaaaaaaaatgacTGTTTGTTGCTTTTGGAAGATAGTAGCAgacaagataaaaaattaaaaaaacccATAAATTAGGGTTTCTAGCAATAAAAAAAGGTGTTGACTTTTAAATTTGTTCtggttcctttttaaaacttgtgAGTAATTACAAGATGACTTTTGAAAATTTGAGCATTATATTAAGGAATTATTcagcaaattttattttaatctgAAAAAGCCTCTTGGGCTTACGTCTCCCGGCAAAAAACTCGTCTCAACGCTCGGATGTATGCCTCgactcttgagactttcgccccccACTACTGTCTCGGGACGTTTTTGGTACGCCTTGACTCAGGGCTCGCCCCAAAAATGTCTTTTAAGACACTCCTTAGAACATGATCTTAGAAGCCTTTTTCAATCTAAAAAGTCCCATCCACAATAAGATTGTGCTTTACTGAGGAAATGTTGGGTATTAAATTAACAGATCCAATTGGCAACCCAAAGACAAAATAATCTTTGGAAAAGTAATCTCCATATAAATTGTGCTTTGAAAATGCGAATATTAGTTATACATGTATTAAAGTACTAAAATGACAATACTAAGCCACATAATAgtaagtaaatttttattttatttaaaagtaaacaATACATTTGGAATTATAAATTACTATAAGTTTGTGATGTGTCAAACTCAAGATCCAATACGAAATAATCTTTGTATTATAAACTATAGAATACTAATTTCTGCATTATAATCTCTAATTACTTTTATCTCTATATATTTATAACACAACATTGTTATTATCAGACAAATATTGCATAAAGTTATATGGAGATTATTTTTCTAGTCCAATTAATCAAATATTACACTAGTTATGAAGATATTTTATCTACTCTCGGTAACAAAAAATTGCATATTATTTTATGTCGgatttgatgttgaaattatttttctaatccCTCCTACCAAACGATCGCTCTAGCCTGTTTGGATGGTTATTACATATCGTTTCACAatatatcgtattgtattgtactatattttaataaatataacgTTTGAATAAATTATATCGTTTGTCGTTATTTCATGATGTCATGCATcaataatatgaaaaataaa includes these proteins:
- the LOC107775676 gene encoding uncharacterized protein LOC107775676 yields the protein MTNQRENSLFLILPKSSTPNPNDDKIESQRPSLGKKNKMKSEENHESKSTSDEGDKFNDARATQDKLSVVEEHASGYNKGESYVEDNGRERLKRHRVEVAGHVWIPDIWGQEELLKDWIDCSAFDASLMNSNIVSARTALVEERRIPNSSCRLRIENSC